One window from the genome of Natronomonas pharaonis DSM 2160 encodes:
- a CDS encoding bacterio-opsin activator domain-containing protein: protein MTRESDVTLSFDVLLVGDAPAAGDVRAALPEPLVEPTAVSGMAAALSRVAEGGIDCVVTDHDLPDGDAIELLEQLGERTDRPPGIVYTAAGDEAVASAAIDAGAAAYIPRTGDDTERLAERVVEEARRNHVAATMDTDDPMAADLQLSKRTLDEAPVGVVVADPHEEDEPLVYINEAFERLTGYERHEVLGRNCRFLQGEDTNPEAVATIRQAVDDRRPVSVELLNYRKDGEPFWNQLNIAPIRDDDGRVTHLVGFQTDITERKEVELRAQRQAEQLRADRRKRQRLLARIDGLVRRVTEATVESTDATALRQRVCQAVVDTGDYDAAWIGSKEATSGRLVADCRAGCGAADAVAVDLAQEGPAATALDSGGVAVAEATSLESTSVHRRFVGPNGAVAAVPLQYREANYGVLVVYAAESQTVDEHEQAVLEALGRVAATGLNALQNHRLLTTDERLELAFAGEPPGPGLAELAAEAEADITYRGIIANDGELVVSALIGDSDAEALSAAADSVDGVEQVREIASHDDGCLVEALLCDDSLVRLVLDHNGAVQAYTANSDRLELRVELPPDAAPNPLVESLQERCSGLSLRSQRHTQTDAHGDGLIGSLRESLTDRQLETLRRAYLSDYFEWPRPVSGDDIAESMDISRSTLHQHLRAAESKLVGALLTELDDVGDQDRGPN from the coding sequence ATGACCCGCGAAAGCGACGTAACGCTCTCGTTCGACGTGCTGCTCGTCGGGGACGCGCCAGCCGCTGGGGACGTGCGGGCGGCGCTTCCCGAACCGCTCGTCGAGCCGACGGCCGTTAGCGGGATGGCGGCAGCACTGTCACGCGTTGCGGAGGGCGGCATTGATTGTGTTGTCACCGACCACGACCTGCCCGACGGTGACGCAATCGAACTGCTCGAACAACTCGGTGAGCGGACTGACCGGCCGCCGGGCATCGTCTACACGGCGGCCGGCGACGAGGCAGTCGCCAGCGCCGCCATCGACGCTGGTGCGGCGGCGTACATCCCTCGAACCGGTGACGACACGGAACGGCTCGCAGAACGGGTCGTCGAGGAGGCGCGACGGAACCACGTCGCGGCGACGATGGATACCGACGACCCGATGGCCGCTGACCTGCAGCTCTCGAAGCGAACGCTCGATGAAGCGCCGGTCGGCGTCGTCGTCGCCGACCCACACGAAGAAGACGAGCCGCTCGTCTACATCAATGAGGCGTTCGAGCGACTGACCGGCTACGAGAGACACGAGGTGCTGGGGCGGAACTGTCGGTTCCTGCAGGGCGAAGACACCAACCCCGAGGCGGTCGCTACTATCCGGCAAGCCGTCGACGACCGTCGGCCGGTCTCGGTCGAGTTGCTCAACTACCGGAAGGACGGCGAGCCGTTCTGGAATCAGCTCAACATCGCACCGATACGGGACGACGACGGACGCGTCACCCATCTCGTGGGGTTCCAAACAGATATTACAGAGCGCAAAGAGGTCGAACTTCGGGCCCAACGGCAGGCCGAGCAGCTTCGGGCCGACAGACGAAAGCGACAGCGCTTGCTCGCCCGCATCGACGGACTCGTCCGTCGAGTCACGGAGGCGACAGTCGAGAGCACCGACGCCACGGCACTGCGGCAGCGAGTGTGCCAGGCCGTCGTCGATACCGGCGACTACGACGCCGCATGGATTGGGTCCAAGGAAGCGACAAGCGGCCGGCTTGTCGCCGACTGCCGAGCCGGATGTGGCGCGGCCGATGCGGTCGCCGTTGACCTCGCTCAAGAGGGGCCGGCGGCGACGGCGCTCGACTCCGGGGGCGTCGCCGTCGCCGAAGCGACGTCGCTGGAGTCGACATCAGTACATCGGCGGTTCGTGGGTCCAAACGGGGCCGTAGCAGCGGTCCCGCTCCAGTACCGCGAAGCGAACTACGGTGTGTTGGTCGTTTATGCCGCGGAGTCACAGACCGTCGACGAACACGAGCAGGCAGTTTTGGAGGCGCTCGGCCGCGTCGCCGCTACGGGACTCAACGCGCTCCAGAACCACCGGCTTCTGACGACCGACGAGCGGCTTGAGCTTGCGTTCGCCGGCGAGCCACCCGGGCCGGGATTGGCCGAACTGGCTGCCGAGGCGGAAGCCGACATCACCTACCGGGGAATAATCGCCAACGACGGTGAACTCGTCGTCTCGGCGCTGATCGGCGACAGCGATGCGGAAGCGCTCTCGGCAGCGGCCGACAGCGTCGACGGCGTCGAGCAGGTTCGCGAAATCGCCAGCCACGACGACGGCTGTCTCGTCGAGGCACTGCTCTGTGACGACTCGTTGGTTCGACTGGTACTCGACCACAACGGGGCTGTGCAGGCGTACACGGCCAACAGCGACCGGCTCGAACTCCGCGTGGAGCTACCCCCCGATGCCGCGCCCAACCCGCTCGTCGAGTCACTGCAGGAGCGATGTAGCGGGCTTTCGCTGCGGTCACAGCGACACACCCAGACGGACGCCCACGGCGATGGCCTCATCGGGTCGCTCCGTGAGTCGCTCACCGACAGACAGCTTGAGACGCTCCGCCGGGCGTACCTCAGCGACTACTTCGAGTGGCCACGCCCTGTTTCCGGGGACGATATCGCTGAATCGATGGATATCTCGCGCTCGACGCTTCACCAGCACCTGCGGGCGGCGGAGTCGAAGCTCGTCGGTGCGCTGCTGACAGAGCTGGACGATGTCGGTGACCAAGACCGTGGCCCCAACTAG
- a CDS encoding class I SAM-dependent methyltransferase, producing MVDWDERFESGSYPQHPDPAPVLKRYVDGSGDGRALDVATGTGRNAVFLAEHGYAVDALDKSRAGLETTRRNAAERGVAGNLNCIQTDIPSHTFPEGTYDIVTVSFYRAVDRFPDLKAALAPGGLFFVEHHLRTADPVEGGPSGDRYRFAANELLNSCLDLTVLSYEEGIEVRDDGRESAIARIVARNASGRQSYPRIREWQRQESGGGRP from the coding sequence ATGGTCGACTGGGACGAGCGGTTCGAGAGCGGGTCGTATCCACAGCACCCGGACCCGGCACCGGTACTGAAACGATACGTCGACGGGTCCGGCGACGGCCGCGCGCTCGATGTAGCGACCGGCACCGGCCGAAACGCGGTGTTTCTGGCCGAACACGGCTATGCGGTCGACGCGCTCGACAAATCGCGGGCGGGGCTGGAGACGACCCGGCGGAACGCTGCCGAGCGTGGCGTTGCGGGGAACCTCAACTGCATCCAAACGGACATACCGAGCCACACCTTCCCCGAGGGGACCTACGACATCGTGACCGTGAGCTTCTACCGGGCGGTCGACCGTTTTCCGGACCTCAAGGCGGCACTGGCTCCCGGTGGACTATTCTTCGTCGAACACCACCTCCGGACGGCCGACCCGGTCGAAGGCGGGCCGAGCGGCGACCGCTACCGGTTCGCTGCCAACGAGCTCTTGAACAGTTGTCTGGATTTGACGGTGCTTTCCTACGAGGAAGGTATCGAAGTACGCGATGATGGGCGCGAAAGCGCCATCGCCAGAATCGTCGCCCGGAACGCTTCGGGGCGACAGTCGTATCCGCGGATACGGGAGTGGCAGCGACAGGAAAGCGGCGGCGGGCGGCCTTAG
- a CDS encoding EMC6-like membrane protein: MATDTAERRIAHVRGVTVTAIACLAGVAAAVVSAAVADGAGDTLGLYVLVGGIIVQFPLLRVLEMAGLQLDVDDFGAKDYLYIAFMTFAMWFVCWTVLLTTGASV; this comes from the coding sequence ATGGCAACCGACACGGCCGAGCGTCGCATCGCCCACGTCCGGGGCGTGACGGTCACGGCCATCGCGTGTCTCGCCGGCGTTGCGGCCGCTGTCGTCTCGGCGGCCGTCGCCGACGGCGCTGGCGACACGCTCGGGCTCTACGTCCTCGTGGGCGGTATCATCGTCCAGTTCCCGCTGTTGCGGGTCCTGGAGATGGCGGGGCTACAACTCGATGTTGACGACTTCGGCGCGAAGGATTACCTGTACATCGCCTTCATGACCTTCGCGATGTGGTTCGTCTGCTGGACAGTGCTTCTGACAACCGGAGCGAGCGTCTGA
- a CDS encoding PaaI family thioesterase: MADAEPSDIPDEAAALLQEYLEAEHEFLSWLGFTVDALETGRMVATIPFDEKLTNPTDPPTIQGGVASTLVDVVGGIVLRPYLTDPINDDLSTINLNVNYLRPAAGDLTATAEVVRAGGSVGVSTIEVVSETPDGEEKPVVVGQGAYRLFRS; this comes from the coding sequence ATGGCTGATGCCGAGCCGAGCGACATCCCCGATGAGGCGGCCGCGCTGCTACAGGAGTATCTCGAAGCCGAACACGAGTTTCTCTCGTGGCTTGGCTTTACCGTCGACGCGCTTGAGACGGGGCGAATGGTTGCGACGATACCGTTCGACGAGAAGCTGACCAACCCGACCGACCCGCCGACGATACAGGGCGGCGTCGCGTCAACGCTTGTCGACGTGGTTGGAGGCATCGTCTTGCGGCCCTATCTGACCGACCCCATAAACGACGACCTCTCGACAATCAATCTCAACGTCAACTACCTCCGACCGGCCGCCGGCGACCTGACGGCGACCGCGGAGGTCGTCCGGGCCGGCGGTAGCGTCGGCGTCTCGACCATCGAGGTGGTCAGCGAAACCCCCGACGGTGAAGAAAAGCCAGTCGTCGTCGGACAGGGCGCATACCGGTTGTTCAGAAGCTAA
- a CDS encoding universal stress protein has translation MHVLVPVDGSGPSDDALAYALDQFGSAEITAVYVMDPVDGATTWGPGSGDDWLSAAESRAEEVLESAREQATAADTAVTTASVVGRPARAIVDYAEDNDIDHIVVGSHGRSGVSRMLLGSVAETVVRRSPVPVTVARSG, from the coding sequence ATGCACGTTCTCGTTCCCGTCGACGGGTCCGGTCCGTCCGACGACGCGCTGGCGTATGCGCTCGACCAGTTCGGTAGCGCCGAAATCACCGCCGTCTACGTGATGGACCCGGTCGATGGGGCCACGACGTGGGGGCCGGGAAGCGGCGATGACTGGCTCTCGGCGGCCGAAAGTCGCGCCGAGGAGGTACTGGAATCCGCCCGAGAGCAGGCCACGGCTGCCGATACGGCGGTGACGACGGCGTCGGTCGTCGGTCGGCCGGCCCGGGCTATTGTTGATTACGCCGAAGACAACGATATCGACCACATCGTTGTCGGTAGTCACGGCCGAAGCGGCGTCTCACGGATGCTGCTTGGTAGCGTCGCCGAGACAGTCGTCCGTCGCTCGCCGGTACCGGTGACGGTCGCCCGCAGCGGCTGA
- a CDS encoding S1C family serine protease, whose protein sequence is MPELTRRRLLAAAAGGIAGLAGCAAGSRESPPPATPADPNPESQSRYTDVYEATIESVAFVGDEQGGGGSGFVYDGFVVTNQHVIADLEDVNVRFRRGEWRDAGVIATDVYADLAVLSTDIPDYAMSLPLVETVPPVGTEVLALGSPFGLESSVSAGIISGKNRSPNHPVTDFSIPNTVQTDAGLEPGNSGGPVVTMDGDVTGIAVAGAGANVGFAISPLLARRVLTELIQTGNYEHPYLGIQLIEVTPTVAEANDLDEARGVLVVETAPDGPPDQTLRGADGETVVGDQLVPTGGDVIVGLAGSQVDSNADLGTILALELSPGDRTTATVIRDGERQTIDVPIGSRPEP, encoded by the coding sequence ATGCCAGAACTCACGCGCCGTCGGTTGCTAGCGGCGGCCGCCGGGGGGATTGCCGGACTCGCAGGGTGTGCCGCGGGGTCACGTGAGTCGCCGCCGCCGGCGACACCGGCCGACCCGAATCCGGAGAGCCAGTCGCGATACACCGATGTCTACGAGGCAACTATCGAGTCGGTCGCGTTTGTCGGCGACGAGCAGGGCGGGGGCGGTTCCGGGTTCGTCTATGACGGCTTCGTCGTCACGAACCAGCACGTCATCGCGGACCTCGAAGACGTGAACGTCCGCTTCAGGCGGGGGGAGTGGCGGGATGCGGGCGTCATCGCTACCGACGTCTACGCCGACCTTGCGGTGCTGTCGACGGATATCCCCGATTACGCGATGTCGCTGCCGCTCGTCGAGACCGTTCCACCGGTCGGGACCGAGGTGCTCGCGCTCGGGAGTCCCTTCGGACTGGAGTCATCGGTGTCGGCGGGCATCATCAGCGGCAAAAACCGGTCGCCGAACCACCCGGTTACCGATTTCTCGATTCCGAACACCGTACAGACCGACGCAGGCCTAGAACCGGGAAACAGCGGTGGGCCGGTCGTCACGATGGACGGGGATGTGACCGGCATTGCCGTCGCGGGGGCGGGCGCGAACGTCGGCTTCGCCATTTCACCACTCTTGGCTCGCCGGGTACTGACGGAACTCATCCAGACCGGAAACTACGAGCACCCCTACCTCGGTATTCAGCTCATCGAGGTCACGCCGACGGTTGCCGAGGCCAACGACCTCGATGAGGCCCGCGGCGTGCTCGTCGTCGAGACGGCACCCGACGGACCACCGGACCAGACGCTTCGGGGGGCCGATGGCGAAACTGTCGTCGGCGACCAACTCGTCCCGACGGGCGGCGATGTCATTGTTGGGCTGGCCGGCTCCCAGGTCGACTCGAACGCCGACCTCGGGACTATCCTCGCGCTGGAACTGTCGCCCGGCGATAGAACAACGGCGACTGTCATCCGCGACGGGGAGCGACAGACTATCGACGTGCCGATCGGGTCCCGACCAGAACCGTAA
- a CDS encoding Brp/Blh family beta-carotene 15,15'-dioxygenase, translating into MSNASLRPSGTASATLFRLAFLPGWAVIAATTGAFLVGASLPLTYQLIPLAASVVLLGLPHGAVDHLALPRTRNERVTVRWLAAIGVLYAVVGGLYAAVWFLAPVGAVAAFIFMTWVHWGQGEIYPLVALADADHLDGRLERGLTAAIRGALPMLVPFVAFPDQYELVVTTLVGLFDADAAATAAAAFTPTARLAVAVTVGGLVAVTLGIGAVAASETGWGPWLLDAGETGLLILFFAAVPPIFAIGLYFCFWHSLRHIVRLLAVDNRAAPALDGRRYGAALARFARDAAPLSAASLVLLGLLYLAVPGSVDSPLSLVGTYLVLIAVLTLPHVVVVAWMDHEQRLWRPGA; encoded by the coding sequence GTGAGTAACGCGTCGCTCCGGCCCTCCGGGACGGCCAGTGCGACACTGTTCCGGCTGGCGTTCCTCCCGGGCTGGGCTGTCATCGCGGCGACGACGGGTGCGTTCCTCGTGGGAGCCTCACTACCCCTTACCTACCAACTCATCCCGCTCGCCGCTAGCGTGGTCCTGCTCGGGCTCCCACACGGCGCTGTCGACCATTTGGCGCTCCCGCGGACCCGAAACGAGCGGGTCACGGTTCGATGGCTTGCGGCCATCGGTGTCCTCTATGCCGTTGTCGGCGGGCTCTATGCGGCAGTCTGGTTTCTCGCGCCCGTCGGTGCCGTCGCCGCGTTCATTTTTATGACGTGGGTTCACTGGGGCCAAGGAGAAATCTATCCGCTTGTTGCGCTCGCTGACGCCGACCACCTCGATGGGCGGCTCGAACGCGGACTGACAGCCGCCATCCGCGGCGCATTGCCGATGCTCGTCCCGTTTGTCGCCTTTCCCGACCAGTACGAGCTCGTCGTGACAACCCTCGTCGGGCTCTTCGACGCCGATGCAGCGGCGACGGCGGCGGCCGCGTTCACGCCGACCGCACGGCTCGCAGTCGCGGTCACCGTCGGGGGGTTGGTGGCGGTCACCCTCGGTATTGGAGCTGTCGCTGCCAGCGAGACCGGCTGGGGGCCGTGGCTGCTTGATGCCGGCGAAACAGGGCTTCTGATTCTGTTCTTTGCGGCGGTGCCGCCGATTTTCGCCATCGGCCTCTACTTTTGTTTCTGGCACTCGCTTCGCCACATCGTCCGGTTGCTCGCTGTCGATAACCGGGCAGCACCGGCGCTCGATGGTCGCCGATACGGCGCGGCGCTTGCGCGCTTTGCTCGGGATGCAGCCCCGCTGTCAGCGGCGTCGCTCGTGTTGCTCGGGCTGTTGTATCTAGCCGTGCCCGGCAGCGTCGACTCGCCGCTTTCGCTTGTCGGGACCTA
- a CDS encoding MBL fold metallo-hydrolase: MELQFLGGAGEIGRSAVLVNGSLLLDYGIQTATPPQYPVGDVEPDAVVVSHGHLDHAGAVPSLLSGDRRPPIHWTPPTRELALTLARDTLKLHGGSYRCPFTETAVKRVTQVSESHGYRESFEAAGHEVTLFDAGHIPGSAHVLVDDGETRLLYTGDFHTDDQRLVAGTSARPDADVVVCESTYADVDHDPRADVEDRFAQSVKTTLWEGGTVVVPAFAIGRTQEMLLVCEAHDIPCYVDGMGKQVTEMLRGYPGFVRDDEAFRRAKSHARFVTGRDGQRKRIAEENAAIVTTSGMLSGGPAMTYIPEIRAHPTNMVALTGYQVEGTPGRRLVETGRAEIDGRVMPVSAQIEQYDFSAHADREGLVSFLDPYRGGDTEALVVHGDRCADFAATLSERGLPASAPEVGETVHI; encoded by the coding sequence ATGGAGCTTCAGTTTCTCGGCGGCGCGGGCGAAATCGGCCGTAGTGCCGTCCTTGTCAACGGCTCGCTGCTGCTCGACTACGGCATCCAGACAGCGACCCCGCCGCAGTACCCGGTGGGCGATGTCGAGCCCGATGCCGTCGTCGTCTCCCACGGCCACCTCGACCATGCCGGAGCCGTTCCCTCGCTGCTGTCGGGCGACCGGCGGCCGCCGATTCACTGGACGCCCCCGACGCGGGAACTGGCGCTGACGCTGGCCCGCGATACGCTGAAACTACACGGCGGCAGCTACCGCTGTCCGTTCACCGAGACAGCGGTCAAGCGGGTCACCCAGGTCTCCGAGTCCCACGGGTATCGGGAGTCATTCGAAGCGGCCGGCCACGAGGTAACGCTGTTCGACGCCGGCCACATTCCCGGCAGCGCCCACGTTCTCGTCGACGATGGCGAGACGCGCCTGCTGTACACTGGCGACTTCCACACCGACGACCAGCGGCTGGTCGCGGGCACCTCAGCCCGGCCCGACGCCGATGTCGTGGTCTGTGAGAGCACCTACGCGGACGTCGACCACGACCCCCGTGCCGACGTAGAAGACCGGTTCGCCCAAAGCGTCAAAACCACGCTGTGGGAGGGTGGTACGGTCGTCGTCCCGGCCTTTGCCATCGGCCGGACCCAGGAGATGCTACTCGTCTGTGAGGCACACGACATCCCATGCTACGTCGACGGAATGGGCAAGCAGGTCACCGAGATGCTTCGTGGATATCCCGGGTTCGTCCGCGACGACGAGGCGTTTCGGCGGGCGAAGTCCCACGCGCGCTTTGTCACCGGCCGCGATGGCCAGCGGAAACGCATCGCCGAGGAGAACGCCGCCATCGTCACCACGAGCGGGATGCTCTCCGGCGGCCCGGCGATGACGTATATCCCCGAAATCCGGGCACACCCCACGAACATGGTTGCCCTGACCGGCTATCAGGTCGAGGGAACGCCGGGACGGCGGCTCGTCGAGACCGGCCGCGCTGAAATCGACGGGCGCGTGATGCCGGTCAGCGCACAGATCGAACAGTACGATTTCTCGGCGCACGCCGACCGCGAGGGGCTGGTGTCGTTTTTGGACCCCTATCGCGGCGGCGACACCGAGGCGCTTGTGGTCCACGGCGACCGCTGTGCCGACTTTGCGGCGACGCTTTCGGAACGCGGGCTGCCGGCGTCGGCCCCCGAAGTCGGCGAGACGGTCCACATCTAG
- a CDS encoding lycopene cyclase domain-containing protein, whose product MIPPETYLGFHVLAILPPIAVLAVVTYLRPDTQWGRTPAIGLGIILALAVVYTTPWDNLLIEVGVWGYGDGVTFAHIWAAPIGEYLFFVLQPILTALWLFNLDIPTHGDLRLSARARLAGVAAGVAVSAVGIAMLAAGPSMLYLGAILAWAGPILAIQWGFGWTHLVRAWKAVVVGISVPTLYLWVADWYAISHGLWIISETYTTGIAPFGLPLEEAVFFLVTNVFVVQGLVLYLWLVDQWPTVAADVRAALPPALAELMPNDPALSGTDDRDVAAECE is encoded by the coding sequence ATGATACCACCGGAGACGTATCTCGGATTCCACGTGCTGGCTATCCTTCCGCCGATAGCTGTCCTCGCCGTCGTCACGTATCTTCGGCCGGACACCCAGTGGGGACGAACGCCTGCCATCGGGCTGGGCATTATTCTCGCCTTGGCGGTCGTCTACACGACCCCGTGGGACAACCTGCTCATCGAGGTCGGCGTCTGGGGGTACGGCGACGGCGTCACGTTCGCACATATCTGGGCCGCCCCCATCGGCGAGTATCTGTTCTTTGTCCTACAGCCGATACTGACGGCGCTGTGGCTTTTTAATCTCGACATCCCAACGCACGGCGACCTTCGACTGTCAGCGCGGGCTCGGCTCGCCGGTGTCGCGGCCGGAGTCGCGGTCTCTGCCGTCGGTATCGCCATGCTGGCGGCCGGCCCGTCGATGCTGTATCTCGGTGCGATACTCGCCTGGGCCGGCCCGATACTCGCCATCCAATGGGGGTTCGGCTGGACCCATCTCGTACGGGCGTGGAAGGCCGTCGTCGTGGGTATCAGCGTCCCGACGCTCTATCTGTGGGTCGCCGACTGGTATGCCATCTCCCACGGGCTCTGGATTATCTCCGAGACGTATACCACCGGTATCGCCCCGTTCGGACTGCCGCTTGAGGAAGCTGTCTTCTTCCTCGTGACGAACGTCTTCGTCGTCCAGGGGCTCGTGTTGTATCTCTGGCTCGTCGACCAGTGGCCGACGGTCGCAGCCGATGTCCGGGCGGCACTACCGCCAGCGCTTGCTGAGCTGATGCCCAACGACCCGGCACTCTCGGGGACCGACGACCGCGATGTCGCCGCCGAGTGTGAGTAA
- a CDS encoding DUF5786 family protein — protein sequence MGFGSYDESEQQDQNVETDEDAAVNVHENDHEGEVEFEFDENEDALIDRLQDMKDDDDDGD from the coding sequence ATGGGCTTCGGCAGCTACGATGAATCCGAACAGCAGGACCAGAACGTCGAAACCGACGAGGACGCCGCAGTTAACGTCCACGAAAACGACCACGAGGGAGAGGTCGAATTCGAATTCGACGAAAACGAGGACGCGCTCATCGACCGGCTGCAGGACATGAAGGACGACGACGACGACGGCGACTGA
- a CDS encoding helix-turn-helix transcriptional regulator — protein sequence MADSDGEALADLPPSAKLVYKVLEYNGAMTQKDIVEESMLSARTVRYALERLEDIDIVSEDVYFADARQNLYELTDEAEAVTDGAADPAACDD from the coding sequence ATGGCTGATTCTGACGGGGAAGCCTTGGCTGACCTTCCGCCCAGCGCGAAGCTCGTTTACAAAGTGCTCGAATACAACGGCGCGATGACCCAGAAGGATATCGTCGAGGAGTCGATGCTGTCGGCCCGTACCGTCCGGTACGCGCTCGAACGGCTCGAAGACATCGACATCGTCTCCGAAGACGTCTACTTCGCCGACGCGCGCCAGAACCTCTATGAACTCACCGACGAGGCCGAGGCCGTAACCGACGGCGCAGCCGACCCCGCCGCCTGCGACGACTAA
- a CDS encoding universal stress protein, with protein MYSTILLATDGSEDSRAALDHAVEVAAATGASLHVVSVVETRTAYDNAIIDPEEVKENLRADAVEAVEAAAAVAAAEDVSCETTVEEGVPPEQVLEVAERVGADLVVVGATGRSGFKRLVLGSTAEQLLESSGTAPVVVVADE; from the coding sequence ATGTATAGCACTATCCTCCTCGCGACCGACGGCAGCGAGGACTCACGAGCCGCGCTCGACCACGCCGTCGAGGTGGCCGCGGCGACCGGTGCAAGCCTCCACGTGGTCTCCGTCGTCGAAACCCGAACGGCATACGACAACGCGATTATCGACCCCGAGGAGGTCAAGGAAAACCTCCGTGCCGACGCCGTCGAGGCCGTCGAGGCGGCGGCAGCGGTCGCCGCGGCCGAGGACGTCTCCTGTGAGACAACCGTCGAGGAGGGGGTGCCGCCGGAGCAGGTTCTGGAGGTTGCCGAGCGCGTCGGAGCCGACCTTGTCGTCGTCGGCGCGACCGGCCGCTCGGGATTCAAGCGGCTCGTTCTCGGCAGTACCGCAGAGCAGTTGCTCGAGTCGTCCGGGACGGCTCCGGTCGTCGTCGTCGCAGACGAATGA